In Lycium ferocissimum isolate CSIRO_LF1 chromosome 11, AGI_CSIRO_Lferr_CH_V1, whole genome shotgun sequence, a single genomic region encodes these proteins:
- the LOC132036785 gene encoding probable serine/threonine-protein kinase WNK11 translates to MPSASLDPTEEEREPFAEVDPSGRFGRYAELLGHGAVKKVYRAFDLEEGRDVAWNQIKLSKFSETPYIIKKIHSEIALLKNLKNDNIIVLYHFWKDKEHNILNFITEECASGNLRDYRKKHCHVSMKALKKWSRQILEGLDYLHGHDPCVIHRDLNCSNIFINGNVGKVKIGDLGLATIVGKSHAAHTLLGTPEYMAPELYEENYTELVDIYSFGMCLLEMATMEIPYSECDSVVKVYRKVTSGIMPQAFKKVSDQELKAFIERCIGKPRARPSAADLLKDPFLSVV, encoded by the exons ATGCCATCTGCAAGTCTTGATCCAACTGAGGAAGAAAGGGAACCATTTGCTGAGGTTGATCCATCAGGGAGATTTGGCCGATACGCCGAGCTACTAGGCCATGGTGCTGTCAAGAAGGTATACAGGGCATTTGACCTAGAAGAAGGCAGAGATGTAGCCTGGAATCAGATCAAATTAAGCAAATTTAGCGAGACACCTTACATCATTAAGAAAATCCATTCGGAGATAGCGctgttgaagaacttgaagaatGACAACATCATAGTACTGTACCATTTCTGGAAAGACAAAGAACATAACATCCTCAATTTCATTACTGAGGAATGTGCCTCTGGTAATTTGAGGGACTATAGGAAAAAGCATTGTCACGTTTCGATGAAAGCATTGAAGAAGTGGTCTAGGCAAATACTTGAGGGCTTGGATTATCTACACGGTCATGACCCGTGTGTCATTCATAGAGACCTCAATTGCAGCAACATCTTTATCAATGGGAATGTTGGAAAG GTAAAGATTGGTGATCTTGGATTGGCTACAATTGTGGGGAAGAGTCATGCAGCACATACATTGCTAGGGACACCAGAGTATATGGCACCAGAGCTATATGAGGAGAACTACACAGAGTTGGTGGATATTTACTCGTTTGGAATGTGTTTGCTAGAAATGGCCACTATGGAAATACCATATAGTGAATGTGACAGTGTAGTGAAGGTATACAGGAAGGTGACATCTGGAATAATGCCTCAAGCTTTCAAAAAAGTGAGTGATCAAGAGTTGAAGGCATTTATTGAAAGGTGCATTGGGAAACCAAGAGCAAGACCTTCTGCTGCTGACTTGCTCAAGGATCCATTCCTTTCTGTTGTTTAA